A window from Solanum stenotomum isolate F172 chromosome 5, ASM1918654v1, whole genome shotgun sequence encodes these proteins:
- the LOC125865700 gene encoding uncharacterized protein LOC125865700 — protein sequence MDHETGESLDSLPSDNMSCEHGDFECNICFEIAQDPIVTLCGHLYCWPCLCEWLQVHSHSHECPVCKALIEDQKLVPIYGRGKTISDPRSHIRPRMNIPNRPVFGPRPQTAPTLDMNYFRPDELDQMGGFMPMASARFGNLTLSTLFGAIPSFFNLHVQGFHDATVYGATTGVPYLFSSSLHGGYAHGFHHSIHVDGTKFFIKMFLLIVGFLLVVSLIL from the coding sequence ATGGATCACGAGACAGGCGAATCGTTGGATTCTTTGCCTTCAGATAATATGAGTTGTGAGCATGGTGATTTTGAATGCAATATCTGCTTTGAAATAGCTCAAGATCCTATTGTGACTCTTTGCGGCCACCTTTATTGTTGGCCTTGTCTTTGTGAATGGTTGCAAGTTCATTCACATTCCCACGAATGTCCAGTTTGTAAGGCTCTCATTGAAGACCAGAAGTTAGTTCCTATATATGGTCGAGGCAAGACAATCTCTGACCCAAGGTCTCACATACGTCCAAGGATGAACATTCCTAACCGTCCAGTATTTGGGCCAAGACCACAAACAGCTCCAACACTAGATATGAACTATTTCCGACCTGATGAGTTGGATCAAATGGGGGGATTTATGCCTATGGCCAGTGCAAGGTTTGGAAACTTGACATTATCTACTCTATTTGGAGCTATTCcatctttttttaatcttcatGTGCAAGGATTTCATGACGCTACTGTATATGGTGCAACGACGGGAGTTCCATACCTCTTCTCTAGTTCACTTCATGGGGGTTATGCTCATGGATTTCATCATTCAATCCATGTAGATGGTACAAAGTTTTTTATTAAGATGTTTCTCTTGATTGTCGGTTTCCTCTTAGTTGTTTCCTTAATTTTGTAG